Proteins encoded by one window of Gambusia affinis linkage group LG17, SWU_Gaff_1.0, whole genome shotgun sequence:
- the ass1 gene encoding argininosuccinate synthase, which translates to MSKGTVVLAYSGGLDTSCILVWLKEQGYDVITYLANIGQDEDFAAARKKAESLGAKKVFIEDLRRDFVEDFIWPSVQANAVYEDRYLLGTAIARPCIARRQVEIARKEGAQFVSHGATGKGNDQIRFELTCYALYPEVKIIAPWRIPEFYNRFRGRTDLMEYAQKHGIPVPVTPRAPWSMDANLMHISYESGILENPKSHAPFDLYLMTKNPEDSPNVPDVLEIEFKNGVPVRVMHVKEGKSKETALDIFSYLNEIGGKHGVGRIDIVENRFIGMKSRGIYETPGGTILLKAHLDIETFTMDKEVRRIKQGLGVKFSELVYNGFWYSPECDFVRHCIATSQENVEGKVQLSVFKGQVYVLGRESPKSLYNEELVSMDVQGDYDPCDASGFIRINAVRLREHHRLQGFSGNKQ; encoded by the exons GCTAATATTGGACAAGATGAAGATTTTGCAGCTGCGCGAAAGAAAGCAGAAAGCCTCGGCGCGAAGAAG GTTTTCATTGAGGACCTGCGCAGGGACTTTGTGGAGGACTTCATCTGGCCGTCGGTTCAGGCCAACGCTGTGTACGAGGACCGCTACCTTCTGGGCACGGCCATAGCGAGGCCCTGCATCGCCCGTCGTCAGGTCGAGATCGCACGCAAAGAGGGGGCTCAGTTTGTGTCCCACGGGGCAACCGGCAAG GGAAATGACCAGATACGCTTTGAGCTTACGTGCTATGCGCTGTACCCAGAGGTCAAG ATCATTGCACCGTGGAGGATCCCTGAATTTTACAATCGCTTCAGGGGGAGAACAGACCTGATGGAGTACGCACAG AAACATGGCATCCCTGTGCCGGTCACCCCTCGGGCCCCCTGGAGCATGGATGCCAATCTCATGCATATCAG CTATGAATCAGGCATTTTGGAGAATCCCAAG AGCCATGCTCCCTTTGACCTCTACCTGATGACCAAAAACCCAGAGGATTCTCCAAATGTCCCAGATGTTCTGGAGATAGAGTTTAAAAATG GAGTTCCTGTCAGGGTGATGCATGTGAAGGAAGGGAAATCCAAAGAAACGGCGCTGGATATTTTCTCATACCTCAATGAAATAGG AGGAAAACACGGAGTGGGTCGCATTGACATCGTAGAGAATCGTTTTATCGGCATGAAGTCTCGag GGATATATGAAACTCCTGGAGGCACAATCTTGCTTAAAGCCCATCTGGACATCGAGACGTTTACCATGGACAAGGAGGTCCGACGGATCAAACAGGGACTTGGCGTCAAGTTCTCAGAACTTGTCTACAATG GCTTCTGGTACAGTCCAGAATGTGACTTTGTGCGACACTGCATAGCCACGTCTCAGGAAAACGTCGAGGGCAAGGTCCAGCTGTCAGTCTTCAAGGGTCAGGTTTACGTCCTGGGACGAGAGTCACCAAAATCGCTGTACAACGAGGAGTTGGTCAG CATGGATGTACAAGGAGACTACGACCCTTGTGACGCCTCCGGGTTCATAAGGATTAATGCTGTCAG GCTAAGAGAGCATCATCGTTTGCAGGGTTTCTCTGGCAACAAACAGTAA